Proteins from one Porites lutea chromosome 3, jaPorLute2.1, whole genome shotgun sequence genomic window:
- the LOC140931806 gene encoding uncharacterized protein, with translation MGYHFYADDTQLYLSFNSLSGDDQAYSVSQVESCVRDIDPWMSCNKLKLNRDKTELLVISSKYRSRPSLDSILVGDHRVEQSDKARNIGVVFDETLSLDKHVSSVCKSALFHLCNIAKIRMYLTSESIKTLVHAYVTCRLDNCNSLLLGSPEYIIQKLQRIQNCTAHLVAGQPRAAHIRPVLKELHWLPVEHQITLKYYC, from the coding sequence ATGGGCTATCATTtctatgctgatgatactcagtTGTATCTGTCTTTCAATTCTCTCAGTGGGGATGATCAAGCTTATTCTGTCTCTCAGGTTGAATCTTGTGTTAGAGATATCGACCCTTGGATGTCTTGTAACAAACTTAAGTTGAATAGGGACAAGACGGAACTGCTCGTTATCAGTTCAAAATATCGGTCACGCCCATCTTTAGATAGTATCCTGGTTGGTGATCATCGTGTAGAGCAGTCTGACAAAGCTAGGAACATAGGAGTTGTTTTTGATGAGACCTTGTCACTGGATAAGCATGTGAGTTCCGTTTGTAAATCTGCTTTATTTCATCTTTGTAATATCGCGAAGATTAGAATGTATCTGACTTCTGAGAGCATAAAGACCCTCGTCCATGCTTATGTTACTTGTCGACTGGACAATTGTAACTCGTTGCTCCTCGGGTCACCGGAGTATATTATTCAGAAGCTCCAGCGCATTCAAAACTGCACTGCACACCTTGTAGCTGGGCAACCTAGGGCTGCGCACATTCGCCCCGTCCTTAAGGAGCTACACTGGTTACCTGTGGAGCACCAAATTACCTTAAAGTATTACTGTTAA